A genomic region of Enterococcus sp. 12C11_DIV0727 contains the following coding sequences:
- a CDS encoding FAD-dependent oxidoreductase, with protein MNNYQAIFEPLTVKRMTLKNRVVMPPMGTNFANMDGTFSMQHVSYYEQRAKGGTGLITLENVCIDYPMGTNGARQLRMDNDQYISGLWHFNEKMHAYGACTSVQINHAGASAYGLRLDGEQPVSASNIPSKKGNPIPRPLTEEEIYGIVERYADGALRAQRAGFDCVEIHAGHSYLLSQFLSPLYNKRTDKFGGSPENRARLTKLVVEAVRKAVGPFFPISLRFSADELLEGGNTLEDTIEILSYFAEEVDILNVSAALNDSLQYQIDKMNLADGWRAYMSKAVKERFPDKVTVTSGNIRSPKRATEILEAGDADLLAMGRGLIAEPNWVNKVANGQEDLLRKCISCNIGCADHRIAKARPMRCTVNPDLHYEDDYKMKPVLHPTKMVVIGGGTTGLEAAATAAEVGVSVELFEQKEYLGGLGHEIARFPDKKRIDDFITYEINRCKELDNLAIHLNHAATLTDIEAIGPDIIVNATGAKPLLPPINGLKKQLDNPNRKIFSIFDILEDMSNFQEFEGKEIVVIGGGAVGLDVVEYYAERGAKKVSIVEMQGEIGKDLDLITKLAMMEIVEKFDVEVYVETKLTEVKESSFLVEKDGEIVELPFDLGFVCLGMRAEAPMIRELDQYARSHGAVLLNMGDSKVARRIMEGTREARDILKTIEVLENTRTQKMLFEQTKSLQATQTI; from the coding sequence ATGAATAATTATCAAGCAATTTTTGAACCATTAACTGTAAAACGTATGACTTTAAAAAATCGTGTGGTGATGCCACCGATGGGGACGAATTTCGCTAATATGGATGGGACGTTCAGTATGCAGCATGTTTCCTACTATGAGCAACGTGCTAAGGGTGGAACGGGGTTGATCACGTTAGAAAATGTGTGTATCGATTATCCAATGGGCACTAATGGAGCTCGTCAATTAAGGATGGACAATGATCAATATATTTCAGGTCTGTGGCATTTTAATGAAAAAATGCATGCGTATGGAGCGTGTACGTCCGTACAAATCAACCATGCTGGTGCTTCGGCGTATGGTCTACGATTAGATGGGGAACAACCTGTTTCAGCGTCGAATATTCCTTCAAAAAAAGGGAATCCAATCCCACGTCCTTTGACTGAAGAGGAAATTTATGGAATCGTGGAGCGATATGCGGATGGTGCTTTAAGAGCGCAACGTGCTGGCTTTGATTGTGTAGAAATTCACGCAGGACATTCTTATCTACTAAGTCAGTTTTTATCTCCTTTATATAATAAACGGACGGATAAATTTGGCGGAAGCCCAGAGAATCGCGCTCGCTTAACCAAATTAGTTGTTGAAGCAGTTAGAAAAGCAGTGGGTCCTTTTTTCCCGATTTCGCTTCGATTTAGTGCCGATGAATTATTAGAAGGTGGGAATACCTTAGAAGATACGATTGAGATTTTAAGTTATTTTGCAGAAGAAGTCGATATTTTGAATGTTTCAGCTGCATTGAATGATAGTTTACAATATCAAATCGATAAAATGAACTTAGCAGATGGCTGGCGTGCTTACATGTCGAAAGCTGTTAAAGAACGTTTTCCAGATAAAGTTACTGTAACTTCTGGTAATATCCGTAGCCCAAAACGCGCAACGGAAATTTTAGAAGCCGGTGATGCTGATTTATTAGCGATGGGTCGTGGCTTAATTGCTGAGCCAAATTGGGTCAATAAAGTTGCCAATGGCCAAGAAGATTTACTAAGAAAATGTATTTCCTGCAATATTGGGTGTGCTGACCATCGAATTGCTAAAGCTCGTCCGATGCGCTGTACAGTCAATCCTGATCTTCATTATGAAGATGACTATAAAATGAAACCTGTTTTACATCCAACAAAAATGGTTGTAATTGGTGGCGGAACTACTGGACTTGAAGCTGCAGCAACAGCCGCTGAAGTGGGGGTCAGTGTTGAGCTCTTTGAGCAAAAAGAATACTTGGGTGGATTAGGGCATGAGATTGCACGTTTCCCAGACAAGAAAAGAATTGATGATTTCATTACTTATGAAATCAATCGCTGTAAAGAGTTGGATAATCTGGCGATTCATCTAAATCATGCAGCAACATTGACGGATATTGAAGCCATTGGACCAGATATTATTGTGAATGCTACTGGAGCAAAACCATTATTACCACCAATCAATGGTTTAAAAAAACAATTAGACAATCCAAACAGAAAAATCTTTTCGATCTTCGATATTTTAGAAGATATGTCAAACTTTCAAGAATTTGAAGGAAAAGAAATCGTCGTGATCGGTGGCGGTGCGGTTGGCTTAGATGTTGTTGAATATTATGCTGAACGTGGTGCCAAAAAAGTTAGTATTGTGGAAATGCAAGGTGAAATCGGGAAGGATCTAGATTTGATCACAAAGCTTGCAATGATGGAAATCGTTGAAAAATTTGACGTAGAAGTTTACGTAGAAACGAAATTGACAGAAGTGAAAGAAAGTAGTTTCTTAGTGGAAAAAGACGGAGAAATAGTTGAGTTACCATTTGATTTGGGCTTTGTTTGTTTGGGAATGCGAGCAGAAGCACCGATGATCCGTGAATTAGATCAATATGCTAGAAGTCATGGTGCGGTTCTTTTAAATATGGGGGATAGTAAAGTTGCTAGACGAATCATGGAAGGAACAAGGGAAGCCCGCGATATTCTAAAAACAATCGAAGTGCTAGAAAACACTCGAACACAAAAAATGTTATTTGAACAAACAAAGAGTTTACAAGCAACACAAACTATATAA
- a CDS encoding Cof-type HAD-IIB family hydrolase, producing MKNIQAVTFFDLDGTLLDHKSQITPEITNAIQALKNNNILPLIATGRTVVEIEHIMKASGIDSAIVMNGQFIQVEGKKVYSDEFTYEECLKMYEQVKSLGHELSFYNDQQIWCSGHNDIVTNAYAFIHSQAPVIDHSSLKDKTVNMMLVLSEDGDEHYLKHFPEMTFYRNGPYSIDTVRKGVSKGTGVQNLFKTLDLPNVPTFAFGDGINDLALFEACDNKIAMGNARKELKERSSFITKKNTEGGIVHALKHFDLI from the coding sequence ATGAAAAATATCCAGGCAGTCACTTTTTTTGATTTAGATGGTACATTATTGGATCACAAATCACAAATTACACCAGAGATCACAAATGCTATTCAGGCATTAAAAAATAACAATATCTTACCCTTGATTGCAACCGGTCGGACAGTAGTAGAAATCGAACATATTATGAAAGCTAGCGGAATTGATTCAGCAATCGTAATGAATGGGCAATTTATCCAAGTTGAGGGAAAAAAAGTCTATTCCGATGAATTTACTTATGAAGAATGTTTAAAAATGTATGAACAGGTCAAAAGTCTTGGTCATGAACTATCCTTTTATAATGATCAACAAATTTGGTGTTCTGGTCATAATGACATAGTCACAAATGCGTATGCCTTTATCCATTCCCAAGCTCCTGTAATCGATCATTCTAGTTTGAAAGATAAGACGGTTAATATGATGTTAGTTCTCTCAGAAGATGGCGATGAGCACTATTTAAAGCATTTTCCAGAAATGACCTTTTATCGTAATGGCCCCTACTCTATCGATACAGTTAGAAAGGGCGTTTCTAAAGGAACAGGCGTTCAAAACTTGTTCAAAACGCTCGACTTGCCAAACGTTCCTACGTTTGCTTTTGGTGATGGAATCAACGATCTTGCGCTATTTGAAGCATGCGACAATAAAATTGCTATGGGCAATGCACGTAAGGAACTTAAAGAACGATCTAGCTTTATTACTAAGAAAAATACTGAAGGCGGAATTGTCCATGCCTTAAAACATTTTGACTTGATTTAA
- a CDS encoding threonine/serine exporter family protein, with translation MEENKQTNTQLILDTCLMAGKIMTESGSEVYRVEDTMNRIAENAGQKESVSYVTATGLFMGFRSSNYTQLENVTERSINLEKVAIVNNLSRKFADKEISLVELNHKLTNINHEAPTYSVSLQILAAGLVSCTLMYIFGGNWHDFLATFFIGMIGYSVAYFTKEWLNIKFLDDFLAAFTIGLLAYLAVKFHLAGNIDNIIIGAVMPLVPGVAITNSFRDILAGHLLSGTARATEAIFVAGSIGIGIAIVFKLFM, from the coding sequence ATGGAAGAAAATAAACAAACAAATACACAACTTATCTTAGATACATGTTTGATGGCTGGCAAGATCATGACAGAAAGTGGTTCTGAAGTTTACCGAGTTGAAGATACAATGAACCGGATTGCTGAAAATGCTGGTCAAAAAGAAAGTGTTAGTTATGTAACCGCTACTGGTCTTTTTATGGGCTTTCGCTCTAGTAATTATACTCAATTAGAAAATGTTACAGAACGAAGTATTAATTTAGAAAAAGTTGCTATCGTTAATAACCTTTCGCGGAAATTTGCGGATAAAGAAATTTCATTAGTAGAACTTAATCACAAGCTTACAAATATCAATCATGAAGCACCGACGTATTCCGTTTCGCTACAAATCCTCGCAGCAGGGCTTGTCAGCTGTACTCTGATGTACATTTTTGGTGGAAATTGGCATGACTTTCTTGCCACTTTTTTTATTGGTATGATCGGATATAGCGTGGCCTACTTCACAAAAGAATGGCTGAACATCAAATTTCTTGATGACTTTCTTGCTGCTTTTACCATTGGGCTACTTGCTTATCTAGCAGTCAAATTCCACTTAGCAGGAAATATTGATAATATCATTATCGGTGCCGTGATGCCTCTTGTCCCTGGTGTAGCTATTACAAACTCTTTTAGAGACATACTAGCAGGACATCTTTTAAGTGGAACAGCACGAGCTACTGAGGCAATATTTGTTGCTGGATCAATTGGCATCGGAATTGCCATCGTTTTTAAATTATTTATGTAA
- a CDS encoding LTA synthase family protein, with product MKKIHMPKFLNTRLGLFGFVALLIWLKNIFAYTVDFHLRIENAFEYFILFINPIASTFFLLAIALYVRRKKASYITMMVLYFLLTLLLFSNVVYYREFTDFITVNTMLGAGKVASGLGESALRLFRPYDVLYWLDFIVIGILLLTKKIKMDERPVRARVAVSISMLSALFFVANLTLAETARPQLLGRQFSRDYIVKFLGLNAFTVYDGVTTYQTNQVRAEASENDMDAVSDYVKGHYAAPNPDTFGMAKGKNVIYIHLESFQQFLIDYKLKDEKGVEHVVTPFINSLYHSNSTYSFDNFFHQVGQGKTSDAETMFENSLFGLDQGSLFTQVGGKNTFEAAPAILGQEAGYTSAVFHGNAGNFWNRNETYKHLGYNYFFDANYYDVNEDNSFQYGLHDKPFFQQSAQYLEHLQQPFYSKFIAVSNHYPYSQFTNDEAGFPIAQTSDETINGYFATANYLDKSVEEFFNYLKASGLYENSVIVLYGDHYGVSTSRNQNLAELLGKSKSTWNDFDNSTMQRVPYMIHIPGQTNGGINHTYGGQIDALPTLLHLMGVDTKNYIQMGQDLFSKDNSQLVAFRNGNYVSPKYTMLGSSIYETATGRLLEEPTEQEKQEAKALKEQANLQLSMSDQTTNGDLLRFYTNSGLTPVNPDDYNYKDQLKQLEKIEDEKGNKSTSVYSKNNNTSTVDKYHTETYQDYLKSGK from the coding sequence ATAAAAAAAATACATATGCCTAAGTTTTTAAACACGCGTTTAGGACTTTTTGGGTTTGTGGCTTTGTTGATTTGGTTGAAAAACATTTTTGCTTATACAGTTGATTTTCATTTAAGAATTGAGAATGCTTTTGAATATTTCATTCTCTTCATTAACCCAATTGCTTCTACGTTTTTCTTATTGGCAATTGCTTTATATGTAAGAAGAAAGAAAGCTTCATATATTACGATGATGGTCTTGTATTTTCTGTTGACGTTACTATTATTCTCTAATGTAGTGTATTACAGAGAATTTACTGACTTTATTACAGTGAATACAATGCTTGGTGCCGGGAAGGTTGCCAGCGGACTGGGTGAAAGTGCGTTACGTTTGTTTAGACCCTACGATGTCCTTTATTGGCTTGATTTCATTGTAATTGGTATTTTATTGCTAACTAAAAAAATCAAAATGGATGAACGTCCTGTCAGAGCACGTGTTGCCGTTTCAATTAGTATGTTATCTGCTTTGTTTTTTGTCGCAAACTTAACATTAGCCGAAACAGCTCGTCCTCAATTATTGGGTCGCCAATTCTCTCGTGATTATATCGTTAAGTTTTTAGGCTTAAATGCTTTTACAGTTTATGATGGTGTCACCACCTACCAAACAAACCAAGTTCGAGCAGAAGCTAGTGAAAATGATATGGACGCTGTTTCAGATTACGTCAAGGGTCATTATGCCGCACCAAACCCAGATACTTTTGGTATGGCTAAAGGAAAAAATGTGATTTATATTCACTTAGAAAGTTTCCAACAATTTTTGATTGATTACAAATTGAAAGATGAAAAAGGTGTTGAGCATGTTGTAACACCATTTATCAATAGCTTGTATCACAGTAATAGTACCTATAGTTTTGACAATTTCTTTCACCAAGTGGGTCAAGGAAAAACAAGTGATGCTGAAACTATGTTTGAAAATTCATTATTCGGTTTAGACCAAGGGTCATTATTCACTCAAGTCGGTGGTAAGAATACCTTTGAAGCAGCTCCTGCTATTTTGGGTCAAGAAGCCGGTTATACAAGTGCTGTCTTCCATGGGAATGCTGGTAACTTCTGGAACCGTAACGAAACATACAAGCATTTAGGTTATAATTATTTCTTTGATGCTAATTACTACGACGTTAATGAAGATAATTCATTCCAATACGGTCTGCATGATAAACCGTTTTTCCAACAATCGGCTCAATATTTGGAGCACTTGCAACAACCGTTTTACTCTAAATTTATTGCTGTTTCAAATCACTATCCATATTCTCAATTTACTAATGATGAAGCTGGATTCCCGATTGCTCAAACATCTGATGAAACAATCAACGGCTATTTTGCTACAGCTAATTATCTTGATAAATCCGTTGAAGAATTCTTTAATTATTTAAAAGCTTCTGGTCTTTATGAAAACTCTGTAATCGTCCTTTATGGTGATCACTACGGCGTTTCGACTTCTAGAAACCAGAACTTAGCGGAATTACTTGGGAAATCAAAATCAACTTGGAATGACTTTGACAATTCAACTATGCAGCGCGTTCCTTATATGATCCATATTCCAGGTCAAACAAATGGCGGAATCAATCATACGTATGGTGGTCAAATTGATGCGTTACCTACCCTATTACATTTAATGGGTGTTGACACGAAAAACTACATTCAAATGGGTCAAGATTTATTCTCTAAAGACAACTCACAACTGGTTGCATTTAGAAATGGTAATTACGTTTCACCTAAATATACAATGTTAGGCTCTAGTATCTATGAAACTGCTACTGGTCGTCTGCTAGAAGAACCAACTGAGCAAGAAAAACAAGAAGCTAAAGCATTGAAAGAGCAGGCTAATTTGCAGTTATCGATGTCTGATCAAACAACAAACGGTGACTTGCTACGATTCTATACAAATAGCGGATTAACACCAGTCAATCCGGATGATTACAATTACAAGGATCAATTAAAACAGTTAGAAAAAATCGAAGATGAAAAAGGCAATAAATCCACAAGTGTTTACAGTAAAAACAACAACACTTCTACCGTTGATAAATACCATACTGAAACATACCAAGACTATTTAAAATCTGGTAAATAA
- a CDS encoding LysR family transcriptional regulator produces the protein MNLRQLEFFRMLADTQHMTHAAKLLNTTQPNLSHSMSELEKELDAQLFEKRGRNIQLTKYGKFFYTYVSTALEELAKGERALKELVSPDKGLIDFGFIYTAGSFLAPMLMKEFSAYPGNEQIRFNLFQGNSSDMTDLLLREDVDIAITSKLKEDEQLNYEILTEQEIVLVVPINHPLATNDTISLKDTSEYPFVYFNERSGLRPYLDKLLTAANITPTIVCEVEEDHTMLGFVAHDYGIALIPKIPSIAAYNVKTITLKDNFFPRYIYLATKKDHFLSPAALRFKEFIVPFAQNMFYQ, from the coding sequence ATGAACTTGCGGCAATTAGAGTTTTTTAGAATGTTGGCAGACACTCAACACATGACCCATGCGGCCAAGTTGTTAAATACCACACAACCAAATTTAAGCCATTCCATGTCAGAATTAGAAAAAGAATTAGATGCACAGTTATTTGAAAAAAGAGGAAGAAATATCCAACTAACAAAATATGGGAAATTTTTCTATACGTACGTTTCAACGGCTTTAGAAGAACTAGCAAAGGGTGAGCGAGCTTTAAAGGAATTAGTCAGTCCTGACAAAGGCTTGATTGACTTTGGCTTTATCTATACTGCTGGTTCTTTCTTAGCCCCTATGTTAATGAAAGAATTCTCAGCTTATCCTGGCAATGAACAAATCCGCTTCAATTTATTTCAGGGAAATTCCTCAGATATGACTGATTTACTTTTAAGAGAGGATGTCGATATCGCAATTACTTCTAAGCTAAAAGAAGATGAGCAACTTAATTATGAGATTTTAACCGAGCAAGAAATCGTTTTGGTTGTCCCAATTAATCATCCTTTAGCAACAAATGATACGATTTCTTTAAAGGATACAAGTGAATATCCTTTTGTTTATTTTAATGAGCGAAGTGGTTTGCGCCCTTATCTCGATAAATTATTAACAGCGGCCAACATTACACCAACGATTGTTTGTGAAGTCGAGGAAGATCATACGATGCTTGGTTTTGTAGCGCATGACTACGGAATTGCTTTGATACCAAAGATCCCTTCGATCGCTGCCTATAATGTTAAAACCATTACCTTGAAAGATAACTTCTTCCCTCGTTACATTTATTTAGCAACTAAAAAAGATCATTTTCTTTCGCCAGCTGCTTTACGTTTTAAAGAATTTATTGTGCCATTTGCACAAAACATGTTTTATCAATAA
- a CDS encoding class I SAM-dependent rRNA methyltransferase, with the protein MNITVTKKSEKKFKGRYPLIQKEDLFTMPKSFSDEWVTFVDSKGQFIATGYLGEQNKGIGWLVNWQGNVDAVFLENLFLKAKSHRATYEQDESTSAYRVFNGEGDGLGGLIIDRYDDFAVFSWYNETLYQKKAEIIRAFKASFPEIKGAYEKVRFATNSLPESQKLFGNDAPEPLLVVENGVTYATYLNDGLMTGIFLDQKEVRGRLIDGIAAGKTVLNMFSYTGAFSVASAMGGSSTTTSVDLAKRSLPKTKEQFEVNHLAVTDQKIVVMDVFDYFKYAVRKRLSYDVIVLDPPSFARNKKKVFSVAKNYGDLVKDSVDILSNRGLLIASTNAANISLEKYKKMIVAVLEEKQVDYRFKETYQLPSDFKTNKHFEEGNYLKVFFIEIEK; encoded by the coding sequence ATGAATATAACTGTAACAAAAAAATCGGAGAAAAAATTTAAGGGAAGATATCCCCTTATTCAAAAAGAGGATCTCTTTACTATGCCTAAATCATTTTCAGACGAATGGGTTACGTTTGTTGATAGTAAAGGTCAATTTATTGCGACAGGCTATCTTGGTGAACAAAATAAAGGAATCGGCTGGTTAGTCAACTGGCAAGGAAATGTGGATGCAGTTTTTTTAGAAAATCTATTTTTAAAAGCTAAAAGTCATCGAGCCACATATGAACAAGATGAATCAACTTCAGCTTATCGCGTATTTAATGGAGAAGGGGACGGACTAGGCGGGCTGATCATCGATCGTTATGACGATTTTGCTGTATTTTCTTGGTATAACGAAACCTTGTATCAAAAAAAAGCAGAAATTATTCGAGCGTTTAAAGCCAGTTTTCCAGAAATCAAAGGCGCGTATGAAAAAGTGCGCTTTGCAACCAATTCTTTACCAGAATCGCAAAAACTATTTGGAAACGATGCTCCTGAGCCACTATTGGTTGTTGAAAATGGTGTAACGTACGCTACTTATTTAAACGATGGTTTGATGACAGGGATTTTTCTGGATCAAAAAGAAGTTCGAGGTCGCCTGATTGACGGGATTGCTGCTGGAAAAACGGTCTTGAACATGTTTAGCTATACAGGAGCATTCTCAGTTGCCAGTGCAATGGGCGGCTCAAGTACAACAACTAGTGTAGATTTAGCCAAACGTAGTTTACCAAAAACGAAAGAGCAGTTTGAAGTGAACCATTTAGCTGTGACAGATCAAAAAATCGTAGTAATGGATGTCTTCGATTATTTCAAATATGCTGTCCGAAAGCGATTAAGCTATGATGTAATCGTTCTTGATCCGCCAAGTTTTGCCCGTAATAAGAAAAAAGTGTTTTCTGTTGCTAAAAATTACGGTGATTTAGTTAAAGATTCTGTAGATATTTTGTCAAATAGAGGCTTATTGATCGCCTCAACGAATGCTGCGAATATCTCTCTGGAAAAATATAAAAAAATGATTGTTGCAGTATTAGAAGAAAAGCAAGTGGACTATCGATTTAAGGAAACGTATCAATTGCCAAGCGATTTTAAAACGAATAAACATTTTGAGGAAGGGAACTATCTAAAAGTTTTCTTCATTGAAATAGAAAAATAA
- a CDS encoding response regulator transcription factor, which produces MNVLMIEDNESVSEMMQMFFLNEGWEATFKYDGKEGLDAFLENPEKWDMITLDLNLPTMDGMAVCREVRKVSNTVPIIMLTARDSESDQVIGLEMGADDYVTKPFSPLTLIARIKALHRRSEIGEHAVEGSERSDDQFDVETDHFKMNTKTREAYLDDKLIGGLTPKEFDLLYTLAKKPRQVFSREQLLEMVWDYQYFGDERTVDAHIKKLRQKIEKVGPQVIQTVWGVGYKFDDSGVA; this is translated from the coding sequence ATGAATGTATTAATGATAGAAGATAATGAGTCTGTTTCAGAAATGATGCAAATGTTTTTTTTAAATGAGGGCTGGGAAGCTACGTTTAAATATGATGGTAAAGAAGGACTTGATGCCTTCTTAGAAAACCCAGAAAAATGGGATATGATCACACTTGATTTGAATTTACCGACGATGGATGGTATGGCAGTTTGCCGTGAGGTTCGGAAAGTATCAAATACAGTTCCGATCATTATGTTGACAGCAAGAGACTCCGAAAGTGATCAAGTAATCGGTTTGGAGATGGGAGCAGATGACTACGTCACCAAACCATTCAGCCCATTGACGTTGATCGCCCGAATCAAAGCGCTCCATCGTCGTTCTGAAATCGGGGAGCATGCGGTAGAAGGATCAGAACGTTCAGATGATCAATTTGATGTAGAGACAGATCATTTCAAGATGAATACTAAAACTAGAGAAGCTTATCTGGATGACAAACTAATTGGCGGATTGACACCAAAAGAATTCGATTTGCTTTATACGTTAGCGAAAAAGCCAAGACAAGTATTTTCACGTGAGCAGTTACTGGAAATGGTTTGGGATTATCAATATTTTGGTGATGAACGGACTGTGGATGCTCACATTAAAAAGTTACGTCAAAAAATTGAAAAGGTTGGACCACAGGTTATTCAAACAGTTTGGGGCGTAGGGTATAAATTTGACGATTCTGGAGTAGCATAG
- a CDS encoding sensor histidine kinase, producing the protein MKYLYQQLLAFWGVIILIILIVGTSFTQLTKKTLQDTNYEQLRGYAISAWKTKDSINRMPGMTDQDIWNTSFQLFEGFLSNQDVQFVFYDRNMQVQYPLSSEKKLDNTVIKENWDALMQGQQEYATIERDIYGNKNMSSYVMMPVSKTNVQSNENIIIGALVITQPAKNVSDSVDAITANLFKGFIISSIVGLILSYFFASFQVKRINRMRKATKEITSGNFDIKLVTHDKDEFDDLAEDFNKMAESLKESREEIDRQEDRRRQFMADASHEMRTPLTTINGLLEGLQYNAIPESQRENAIKLMQNETSRLIRLVNENLDYEKIRTNQISIVVKKFDATETLKNILTQLEGKAESANDRLILEADEAIDVYADYDRFVQVMVNIIQNAIQFTQDGEIRVRLQKGYLETIITISDTGIGMMEEQVQNIWDRYYKVDPSRKNTKYGESGLGLSIVQQLVRLHKGKISVESQEGQGTSFTISFPDVEIEDEI; encoded by the coding sequence ATGAAATATTTATATCAACAATTATTGGCTTTTTGGGGTGTGATCATTCTAATCATATTGATCGTGGGGACATCTTTTACCCAATTAACCAAAAAAACATTACAGGATACCAATTATGAGCAGCTTCGAGGATATGCTATATCCGCTTGGAAAACCAAAGATTCGATCAATAGAATGCCAGGGATGACGGATCAAGACATTTGGAACACTTCGTTTCAGTTATTTGAAGGATTTTTAAGCAATCAAGATGTTCAGTTTGTTTTTTATGATCGAAACATGCAGGTGCAATACCCTTTGAGTTCAGAAAAAAAACTTGATAACACAGTTATTAAAGAAAATTGGGATGCCTTAATGCAGGGGCAGCAAGAATATGCTACGATCGAAAGAGATATTTACGGCAATAAAAATATGTCATCTTATGTAATGATGCCGGTCAGCAAAACCAATGTTCAATCCAATGAGAACATCATTATTGGTGCGTTAGTCATTACACAACCAGCAAAAAATGTTTCAGATAGTGTCGATGCAATAACGGCCAATTTATTTAAAGGCTTTATTATATCCAGCATCGTTGGATTGATTCTAAGCTATTTCTTTGCTAGTTTCCAAGTGAAGCGAATCAATCGAATGAGAAAAGCAACGAAAGAAATCACGAGCGGTAATTTTGATATTAAACTGGTTACGCATGACAAAGATGAATTCGATGATTTAGCAGAAGACTTTAACAAGATGGCTGAATCTCTAAAGGAATCTAGAGAAGAAATCGATCGACAAGAAGATCGGCGGCGCCAATTTATGGCGGATGCTTCCCATGAGATGAGAACGCCACTCACAACCATTAATGGATTGTTGGAGGGGCTGCAATACAATGCAATTCCGGAAAGCCAAAGAGAAAATGCCATTAAATTGATGCAAAATGAAACTTCACGGTTAATTCGCTTAGTTAACGAAAACTTAGATTATGAAAAAATCAGAACCAATCAAATTAGTATTGTGGTCAAAAAGTTTGATGCAACTGAAACGTTGAAAAATATCCTGACGCAGTTAGAAGGAAAAGCTGAATCAGCTAATGATCGGCTGATATTAGAAGCCGATGAAGCAATCGATGTTTATGCAGATTATGATCGTTTTGTTCAAGTCATGGTTAATATTATTCAAAATGCGATTCAATTTACGCAAGATGGAGAGATTCGGGTTCGCTTGCAAAAAGGATACTTGGAAACGATTATTACGATTTCAGACACTGGAATAGGAATGATGGAGGAACAAGTCCAAAATATTTGGGACCGATATTACAAAGTTGATCCTTCTCGCAAGAATACAAAATATGGTGAGTCTGGTTTAGGGCTATCCATTGTGCAACAATTGGTCCGTCTGCACAAAGGGAAGATCAGTGTAGAAAGTCAGGAAGGTCAAGGAACTAGTTTTACTATTTCGTTTCCTGATGTTGAAATAGAAGATGAAATCTAG
- a CDS encoding threonine/serine exporter family protein — translation MEVLIHCLFSYLSTVTFGIVTNVPRKLLNACGITGAVGWMVYWSTKNLEVGVIFANFLGAIGIGLLSIYFSRKKKMPMTIFNIPSLVPLVPGGPAYQAVRSIVLGDYVLGFHSIIKVIMTAGAIAAGFMVTGIVERLLKNVLDKNRAGFKKN, via the coding sequence GTGGAAGTACTCATACATTGTTTATTTAGTTATTTAAGTACCGTTACCTTCGGCATTGTGACAAATGTTCCCAGAAAGCTTTTAAATGCTTGTGGTATCACAGGTGCTGTAGGCTGGATGGTTTATTGGTCTACGAAAAACTTAGAAGTAGGAGTGATCTTTGCTAACTTTTTAGGAGCAATCGGTATTGGGTTATTAAGCATTTATTTTTCTCGTAAAAAAAAGATGCCGATGACGATTTTTAATATTCCTAGCCTTGTTCCATTAGTACCAGGTGGTCCTGCCTATCAAGCGGTCAGAAGCATTGTTTTAGGTGATTATGTTTTAGGGTTCCATTCAATCATTAAAGTAATCATGACTGCTGGCGCGATTGCCGCTGGCTTTATGGTCACTGGAATCGTCGAACGTTTATTAAAAAATGTATTAGATAAAAATAGAGCTGGCTTTAAAAAAAATTAA